The following proteins are co-located in the Rhodococcus opacus B4 genome:
- the xylB gene encoding xylulokinase, translating to MTTAARVHLGVDIGTSSCKVVAVDHTGAVMTTAVREYPLFSDRHGWSEQDPHDWWAATDACIREVTAQLPRRGDEIVAIGLSGQMHGLVALDDTGTVIRRAILWNDQRCEAECVAITDTVGGPHSVLDATANRLITGFTAGKVAWLRDHEPEVFARIHRIVNPKDYLRLRMNGRFVTDVSEASGTGLFDVANRKWSPAMLDAVGVSESMLPEVVESPERTGVLLPEIADAWNLRPDVEVYGGGGDAVVQTASMGITQRGDIGVTLGTAGIVAAVSRTCPDNVTGSVQVSCYNQPGFWHVMGVSLSAAGGLQWLADVVHQLPGAQDVSFTELIDLAKEVPVGADGLLFLPYLAGERSPHYAPSASGAMVGLTRMHGLGHLVRAVIEGALLNMRQILESFADLGIPCDRIIASGGATRDAFWLQAMADVFGTEVVTMTGSSEGGAYGAAIVSGVGAGTWESFDDAYGHLQVSSRHVPRTAEAARYTRIFEGYRNLFGHFTDVFGDIDIARKT from the coding sequence CCGCGCGAGTGCACCTCGGCGTCGACATCGGGACCTCCTCCTGCAAGGTCGTGGCCGTGGACCACACCGGGGCGGTGATGACCACCGCCGTGCGTGAGTACCCGCTGTTCTCCGACCGTCACGGGTGGTCCGAACAGGACCCGCACGACTGGTGGGCGGCCACCGATGCCTGCATCCGCGAGGTCACCGCACAGCTGCCCCGCCGCGGTGACGAGATCGTCGCCATCGGATTGAGCGGGCAGATGCACGGCCTGGTGGCCCTCGACGACACCGGCACGGTCATCCGGCGTGCCATCCTCTGGAACGACCAGCGGTGCGAAGCCGAATGCGTCGCGATCACCGACACCGTGGGTGGCCCCCACTCGGTCCTCGACGCCACCGCCAACCGGCTCATCACCGGATTCACCGCAGGCAAGGTGGCCTGGCTGCGCGATCACGAACCCGAGGTCTTCGCGCGAATCCACCGGATCGTGAATCCGAAGGACTACCTGCGGCTACGGATGAATGGACGGTTCGTCACGGACGTGTCCGAGGCATCCGGAACCGGCCTGTTCGATGTCGCCAACCGTAAGTGGTCCCCGGCGATGCTCGATGCGGTCGGGGTGAGCGAGTCGATGCTTCCCGAGGTGGTCGAGTCCCCCGAACGCACCGGAGTTCTGCTCCCGGAGATCGCCGACGCCTGGAACCTGCGCCCGGACGTGGAGGTGTACGGCGGTGGCGGGGACGCGGTCGTCCAAACCGCGTCGATGGGGATCACCCAGCGCGGGGACATCGGTGTCACCCTCGGGACGGCCGGCATCGTCGCCGCGGTCTCCCGTACCTGCCCGGACAACGTCACCGGGTCGGTGCAGGTGTCCTGCTACAACCAGCCCGGCTTCTGGCACGTGATGGGAGTGTCCCTGTCCGCCGCCGGGGGACTGCAATGGCTCGCCGACGTCGTCCATCAGCTCCCCGGTGCGCAGGACGTCAGCTTCACCGAACTCATCGACCTCGCCAAGGAGGTGCCGGTCGGCGCCGACGGTCTGCTGTTCCTGCCGTACCTGGCGGGGGAGCGTTCCCCGCACTACGCCCCGTCGGCGAGCGGTGCCATGGTCGGGCTGACCCGGATGCACGGGCTCGGGCACCTGGTCCGCGCGGTCATCGAGGGTGCGCTGCTCAACATGCGTCAGATCCTCGAATCCTTCGCCGACCTGGGAATACCGTGCGACCGGATCATCGCGTCCGGCGGCGCGACCCGCGATGCCTTCTGGTTGCAGGCGATGGCCGACGTGTTCGGTACCGAGGTCGTCACCATGACCGGAAGTAGCGAAGGCGGCGCGTACGGTGCGGCGATCGTCTCCGGCGTCGGGGCAGGCACGTGGGAATCCTTCGACGACGCGTACGGACACCTGCAGGTGTCCTCTCGGCATGTGCCCCGGACCGCCGAAGCTGCCCGCTACACCCGCATTTTCGAGGGCTATCGAAACCTGTTCGGGCACTTCACTGACGTGTTCGGCGACATCGACATCGCAAGGAAGACATGA
- a CDS encoding HAD family hydrolase translates to MSTTQTKFTAVVFDLDGTLVDSSEDIAAAMNEALSGHGDRRVTVRQVADALGGGPRALVEQCLRAAGLPVTAPTVDDVLRTYSERYRANPAQKTRLVDTAAVVLAELDARGIQLGVCTNKRTPIAHAVLDALGLGAIIGAVIGSDATDGPKPDPRHLTDTIAALGASGSTVLYVGDTDIDRDTATAAGIRYAHVSWGHPDVDADFRLDSFDDLLTLI, encoded by the coding sequence ATGAGCACCACGCAGACGAAATTCACCGCGGTCGTGTTCGACCTCGACGGAACCCTGGTCGACAGCAGCGAGGACATCGCCGCCGCGATGAACGAGGCACTCTCCGGCCACGGCGATCGCCGGGTCACGGTGCGCCAAGTCGCCGACGCACTCGGCGGCGGCCCCCGCGCACTCGTCGAACAGTGCCTGCGGGCCGCCGGCCTCCCCGTCACCGCGCCGACGGTCGACGACGTCCTCCGGACATACTCCGAGCGCTACCGCGCGAACCCGGCGCAAAAGACCCGCCTCGTCGACACCGCCGCCGTCGTCCTGGCCGAGCTGGACGCGCGGGGCATCCAGCTCGGAGTGTGCACCAACAAACGGACGCCGATCGCTCACGCCGTCCTCGATGCGCTCGGTCTCGGCGCGATCATCGGGGCGGTCATCGGTTCGGACGCCACCGACGGCCCCAAGCCCGACCCTCGGCACCTCACCGACACCATCGCCGCCCTCGGCGCCTCCGGATCGACCGTGCTCTACGTCGGTGACACCGACATCGACCGCGACACCGCGACGGCCGCAGGCATCCGCTACGCCCACGTGAGCTGGGGACACCCCGATGTCGACGCCGACTTCCGGCTCGACTCGTTCGACGACCTGCTCACCCTCATCTGA
- the rpiA gene encoding ribose-5-phosphate isomerase RpiA, which translates to MYTTETPQDAAKYAVGRAAVERYAHDGAQLGLGSGTTSAWFVRALGEKVAEGLDIVGVPTSTATRDLALSVGITLIDLNDLDRPLDVTLDGPDEVDHDGDMIKGGGACLLWERMVAEASLKMVCIADDTKLVERLGSFPLPIEVIPFGWKATRRSISALFRDLGYTDIDIVQRQRDGQPVVTDSGNFILDAHMVAITDKALLDTNLNWIAGVVENGLFTGIAHEILIASPDGAAKLIELPHRRAARIPQWRK; encoded by the coding sequence ATGTACACGACCGAAACTCCGCAGGACGCAGCGAAATACGCTGTCGGCCGGGCCGCGGTGGAGCGCTACGCGCACGACGGCGCCCAACTCGGGCTCGGGTCCGGAACGACGTCCGCGTGGTTCGTGCGTGCCCTCGGCGAGAAGGTCGCCGAGGGTCTCGACATCGTCGGTGTTCCGACCTCTACCGCAACCCGCGACCTGGCCCTGTCGGTCGGCATCACCCTCATCGATCTCAACGACCTCGACCGCCCGCTCGACGTGACACTGGACGGACCCGACGAGGTAGACCACGACGGTGACATGATCAAGGGCGGCGGCGCCTGCCTGCTGTGGGAACGGATGGTCGCCGAGGCCTCGTTGAAGATGGTGTGCATCGCAGACGACACCAAACTGGTCGAGCGGCTCGGCTCCTTCCCACTCCCGATCGAGGTCATCCCGTTCGGCTGGAAAGCAACTCGGCGGTCGATCTCCGCACTGTTCCGGGACCTCGGCTACACCGATATCGACATCGTCCAGCGGCAGCGGGACGGCCAGCCCGTGGTCACCGACAGCGGCAACTTCATCCTCGACGCCCACATGGTCGCGATCACCGACAAGGCGCTGCTCGATACGAACCTCAACTGGATCGCCGGCGTCGTCGAGAACGGACTGTTCACCGGCATCGCCCACGAGATCCTCATCGCCTCCCCGGACGGGGCGGCGAAACTCATCGAACTGCCGCACCGCAGGGCGGCCAGGATCCCGCAGTGGCGCAAATGA